A stretch of Bradyrhizobium sp. AZCC 2262 DNA encodes these proteins:
- a CDS encoding FUSC family protein has translation MTTRQTISAALFALSMAIASTITYAIITHVLAPFVDKSDDLFGGMWAVVATVFVFRDTRVHSFSAGVARLVATTLSMVLCLLYLLSFPFSGLGMAAVIGLGTFVIMLLGRPDDIITTGITTAVVLVIARISPENAWHQPLLRFADILVGIAVGVSCRWIAAYVIFPAVGARAR, from the coding sequence GTGACGACACGCCAAACCATCTCGGCCGCGCTGTTTGCTTTGAGCATGGCGATCGCCAGTACAATCACCTACGCAATCATCACCCACGTCCTTGCGCCATTCGTCGACAAATCCGACGACCTTTTCGGCGGGATGTGGGCGGTGGTCGCAACGGTATTCGTGTTTAGAGACACCCGCGTTCACAGCTTTTCTGCAGGAGTAGCGCGCCTTGTCGCAACGACGCTGAGCATGGTGCTGTGCCTTCTTTATCTGTTGAGTTTCCCATTTTCGGGCTTGGGCATGGCGGCGGTCATCGGCCTCGGCACGTTCGTGATCATGCTGCTGGGCCGGCCGGACGACATCATCACGACTGGGATTACGACGGCGGTCGTCTTAGTGATTGCGAGGATCAGCCCTGAAAACGCGTGGCATCAACCGCTATTGCGGTTTGCGGATATCCTCGTCGGAATTGCGGTTGGTGTTTCCTGCAGGTGGATTGCGGCTTATGTCATTTTCCCTGCTGTCGGAGCGCGGGCCCGATGA
- the fumC gene encoding class II fumarate hydratase has translation MTATRKESDSLGVVEVQADKLWGAQTQRSIEHFSIGQDLIPREMITAYATLKKAAAIANNAGKRLDDQRYKLIVQTCDEILAGRHHDMFPLHVWMTGSGTQFNMNANEVISNRCAQLAGTALGSHTPVHPNDHVNMAQSSNDTFPSAMNIAAAVNVKQRLIPAVTALRDAVAAKSKEWDAIVKIGRTHMQDATPLTLGQEWSGYVGMLSDDLERIEDALKGAYRLALGGTAVGTGINSAPGFAEAAAAEIAKLTGLSFVTAPNKFTVQGAHDALVQLSGTLRTLAVSLYKIANDIRLMSCGPRAGFAELLIPENEPGSSIMPGKVNPTQCEALTMVAVQVMANDVAVGFGGAGGYLEMNVYKPLMIQNITHSVTIMTDGCTNFRKFLVEGTKPNLKKINEFVERSLMLVTALSPVIGYDKASKIAHYATDNDLTLKAAALKLGFVSEAEFDRVVDPRKMVKPYVAAAPTEADAT, from the coding sequence ATGACTGCGACGAGAAAAGAATCCGACAGCCTCGGCGTCGTGGAAGTGCAAGCAGACAAGCTCTGGGGCGCGCAAACGCAGCGGTCAATTGAGCATTTCAGCATCGGACAGGATCTGATTCCTCGCGAGATGATCACGGCCTACGCGACGCTGAAGAAAGCCGCCGCAATCGCCAACAACGCCGGCAAGCGGCTCGACGATCAGCGATACAAGCTGATCGTGCAGACCTGTGATGAAATCCTGGCAGGCCGGCACCACGACATGTTCCCGCTGCACGTCTGGATGACCGGCAGCGGCACGCAGTTCAACATGAACGCCAATGAAGTCATCTCCAATCGCTGCGCCCAGCTCGCCGGCACGGCGCTTGGCAGCCACACCCCGGTTCATCCCAACGACCACGTCAACATGGCGCAGTCGTCGAATGACACGTTTCCCTCGGCCATGAACATCGCGGCTGCCGTGAACGTCAAGCAACGGCTGATTCCGGCGGTGACCGCACTGCGCGATGCCGTCGCCGCCAAATCGAAGGAATGGGACGCCATCGTAAAGATCGGCCGCACCCACATGCAGGACGCCACGCCCTTGACATTGGGGCAGGAGTGGTCCGGCTATGTCGGGATGCTGTCGGACGATCTGGAGCGGATCGAGGACGCGCTGAAGGGCGCCTACCGGCTGGCGCTTGGCGGCACGGCGGTGGGCACCGGCATCAACTCGGCGCCCGGCTTTGCGGAGGCGGCTGCCGCCGAGATCGCCAAGCTGACCGGTCTGTCGTTCGTCACCGCACCGAACAAGTTCACGGTTCAGGGCGCCCACGACGCGCTAGTGCAGCTGTCTGGAACGCTGCGGACGCTCGCGGTGTCGCTCTACAAGATTGCCAACGACATCCGTCTGATGTCGTGCGGACCGCGTGCTGGATTTGCCGAACTGTTGATACCGGAGAACGAGCCGGGCTCCTCGATCATGCCGGGCAAGGTCAATCCGACCCAGTGCGAGGCCCTCACCATGGTTGCGGTGCAGGTGATGGCCAACGACGTCGCGGTCGGTTTTGGCGGTGCCGGCGGCTACCTGGAAATGAATGTCTACAAGCCGCTGATGATCCAGAACATCACGCACTCGGTCACTATCATGACCGACGGCTGCACGAACTTCCGGAAATTCCTTGTCGAGGGCACAAAACCGAACCTGAAGAAGATCAACGAGTTCGTGGAGCGCTCGTTGATGCTAGTGACGGCTCTTTCGCCCGTCATCGGCTACGACAAGGCGTCGAAGATCGCGCACTACGCGACAGACAACGATCTCACTCTGAAGGCCGCCGCCTTGAAGCTGGGCTTTGTCAGCGAGGCGGAATTCGATCGTGTGGTTGATCCCAGGAAGATGGTGAAACCTTACGTGGCGGCCGCACCTACCGAGGCCGACGCAACCTGA
- a CDS encoding YoaK family protein — MTVPSVDDSLSARLLPFALSMVAGSVDIIGFLGLDGLFTAHITGNIVILAAKLVAGQQAPVSYLISAPVFMVVLALTRLFVTGLERIGIASLLPLLLLQFLLLLMFLAICLAQWPRIEPDTAIMILAGMLGVSAMAVQNEVARISLKGAPSTAVMTTNITLLAIDVGEILFDRNLHVAARQRAKRTWPAIVGFLVGCALGAACESDFGLRSLALPVGIALVALVMGIAAVRAHPVETKAA; from the coding sequence GTGACCGTACCGTCGGTCGACGATTCACTTAGCGCCAGGTTGCTCCCCTTCGCGCTGAGCATGGTCGCCGGAAGCGTGGACATCATCGGATTTCTCGGACTCGACGGCCTATTCACCGCCCATATCACTGGCAACATCGTGATTCTTGCAGCGAAGCTTGTCGCCGGCCAGCAAGCGCCGGTGTCCTATTTGATATCCGCCCCGGTGTTCATGGTCGTGTTGGCGCTGACCAGACTCTTCGTCACCGGCCTGGAACGGATCGGCATTGCGTCCTTGCTGCCTCTGCTCCTGTTGCAGTTCCTCTTGCTCTTGATGTTTCTCGCCATTTGCCTCGCGCAGTGGCCACGCATCGAACCGGATACCGCGATCATGATCCTCGCGGGCATGTTGGGGGTATCGGCCATGGCCGTGCAGAACGAGGTCGCGCGAATCTCGCTGAAGGGAGCGCCTTCCACGGCGGTGATGACGACGAACATCACCCTCCTCGCGATCGATGTCGGAGAGATACTATTCGACCGCAATCTGCACGTCGCGGCGCGGCAGCGCGCCAAGCGCACCTGGCCGGCAATCGTCGGCTTCCTGGTCGGCTGCGCCCTTGGTGCGGCATGCGAGTCCGATTTTGGCCTGCGGTCCCTGGCGCTACCGGTCGGCATTGCCCTTGTCGCGCTCGTCATGGGAATCGCGGCGGTACGGGCTCATCCCGTGGAAACGAAAGCAGCATGA
- a CDS encoding HlyD family secretion protein produces the protein MVDANSFWIDGYFEETNLALIRVGDPAQIKLIGYSEIIRGHVDSIARAINVSNAQPNNQGIATVNPIFTWVRLAQRIPVRIHIDKVAPGVTLSAGMPPPLKLITRSVHRHLVFAIVFTHPK, from the coding sequence GTGGTCGATGCCAATTCATTCTGGATCGATGGGTATTTCGAGGAGACAAATCTTGCCTTAATCCGTGTCGGTGATCCAGCCCAAATCAAGCTGATCGGCTACAGTGAAATCATCCGCGGTCATGTCGACAGCATCGCTCGCGCCATCAACGTTTCGAACGCACAGCCCAACAATCAGGGAATAGCGACAGTCAACCCAATCTTCACTTGGGTGCGCCTGGCCCAACGCATCCCAGTCCGGATCCATATCGATAAGGTAGCCCCCGGCGTCACCCTATCGGCTGGCATGCCGCCACCGTTGAAATTGATAACAAGGTCCGTGCATCGTCACCTTGTCTTCGCTATTGTGTTCACGCATCCCAAGTGA
- a CDS encoding NAD-dependent malic enzyme: MTISKQGMELLLDPSLNRSTAFTEAEKQSLGIVGLVPDAIETMDVQLSRVMMQLGHKTADLDRYIYLVNLLDHNETLFYRTIMSDPARFLPIVYDPTIGEACLKFGHIYRQTRGMYLSMTRRGDVKGVLRNWPQKDVRVICVTNGGRILGLGDLGANGAGIPIGKLQLYTACAGVPPQYLLPMYLDAGTNNEKYLHDPLYLGMQKTRPPREELYSFVDEFVEAVQEVFPRCCIHFEDWTGVDAVHLLQRYRDKYCVYNDDVQGTAGITLAGMINAAKIKGTNLKDEKYLFLGAGSAGIGLANLLCSALVAQGMTLKDAQSRVYMFDVNGLLESTRTDLVDFQKPYAHKHAATRDFVTAIESIKPTTIIGVSTVGGAFTQAVIEAMSHINDRPVVLALSNPTEKAECTPEQAYTWSKGKAIYAAGVQFPPVQLNGQTFLPGQANNFYIFPAVGMAIFATQALRVTDEMFIEAAAGVADQVAPELLKQGLLYPLQANILETEIQTAARVAKLVFDSDLARVPRPADMVMFIRSQVYKPEYTDLATAKAAQAA, from the coding sequence ATGACCATCAGTAAGCAAGGAATGGAACTGCTTCTGGATCCTTCACTCAATAGGTCAACGGCATTCACGGAGGCGGAAAAGCAGTCGCTTGGAATCGTGGGCCTCGTGCCGGACGCTATCGAGACGATGGACGTGCAACTGAGCCGGGTGATGATGCAGCTCGGTCATAAGACCGCAGACCTCGACCGCTACATCTATCTCGTCAATCTGCTCGACCATAACGAGACGCTGTTCTATCGCACCATCATGTCTGATCCGGCACGCTTTCTGCCAATCGTTTACGATCCTACGATCGGAGAGGCCTGCTTGAAATTTGGCCATATCTATCGCCAGACACGTGGCATGTACCTATCGATGACGCGCCGGGGCGACGTGAAAGGAGTTTTGAGAAACTGGCCACAGAAGGACGTCCGAGTCATTTGCGTCACCAACGGTGGTCGCATTTTGGGTCTCGGGGATCTCGGGGCCAATGGCGCAGGCATCCCAATCGGCAAGCTGCAGCTCTACACCGCCTGCGCCGGAGTACCTCCGCAATATCTCCTGCCTATGTATCTTGATGCCGGCACCAACAACGAAAAGTATTTGCACGATCCTCTCTATTTGGGCATGCAAAAGACACGGCCGCCGAGGGAGGAGCTCTATTCCTTTGTCGACGAGTTCGTCGAGGCCGTGCAGGAGGTGTTCCCGAGATGCTGCATCCATTTCGAGGATTGGACCGGGGTGGACGCCGTCCACCTGCTTCAGCGCTACCGCGACAAGTACTGTGTCTACAATGACGACGTACAGGGCACGGCGGGGATCACTCTTGCCGGCATGATCAACGCGGCGAAGATCAAGGGAACGAACCTTAAGGACGAGAAATACCTGTTTCTTGGTGCCGGCTCGGCCGGCATCGGTCTTGCCAATCTCCTGTGTTCCGCGCTGGTTGCGCAGGGGATGACGCTGAAAGACGCGCAGTCGCGTGTCTACATGTTCGACGTCAATGGTCTGCTTGAGTCGACGCGCACCGATCTCGTCGACTTTCAGAAGCCGTACGCGCACAAGCATGCGGCGACGCGGGACTTTGTCACTGCGATCGAAAGCATCAAGCCGACGACGATCATCGGTGTCAGCACGGTCGGAGGCGCATTCACGCAGGCAGTGATTGAGGCCATGTCGCACATCAACGATCGTCCCGTCGTGCTCGCACTATCAAACCCGACCGAGAAAGCCGAGTGCACGCCTGAGCAGGCATATACCTGGTCGAAAGGCAAGGCGATCTATGCCGCCGGCGTGCAGTTTCCGCCGGTTCAACTAAACGGGCAAACATTCCTACCGGGGCAGGCCAACAACTTTTACATCTTCCCAGCCGTCGGAATGGCGATCTTTGCCACCCAAGCGTTGCGCGTCACTGATGAAATGTTCATCGAGGCGGCGGCCGGCGTGGCGGATCAGGTCGCGCCTGAGTTGCTGAAGCAAGGGCTCCTCTATCCGTTGCAGGCGAATATCCTGGAAACGGAGATTCAGACCGCAGCACGTGTAGCCAAGCTGGTGTTCGACTCCGATCTTGCTCGTGTCCCGCGGCCTGCCGATATGGTCATGTTCATTCGTAGCCAGGTCTACAAGCCGGAATACACCGACCTTGCGACAGCGAAAGCGGCGCAAGCGGCGTAA